One segment of Thermococcus profundus DNA contains the following:
- a CDS encoding family 4A encapsulin nanocompartment shell protein, giving the protein MRGDLIRVLSGIEEKANELKLDGYEPDVVLMGVEAYEFVKEQVREEFGGDEELLELSGLKVRLLEELGGDAVVIDSSAIGLGLGGAKRLTVIK; this is encoded by the coding sequence ATGCGCGGCGACCTGATAAGGGTTCTCAGCGGGATCGAGGAGAAAGCCAACGAGCTCAAGCTCGACGGCTACGAGCCGGACGTCGTTCTCATGGGCGTTGAGGCCTACGAGTTCGTGAAGGAGCAGGTGAGGGAAGAGTTCGGCGGCGATGAGGAGCTCCTGGAGCTCTCGGGGCTTAAAGTGAGACTTCTGGAGGAGCTCGGAGGGGACGCGGTCGTCATAGACAGCAGCGCCATTGGCTTGGGCCTGGGCGGGGCGAAGAGGCTCACCGTGATCAAATGA
- a CDS encoding class I SAM-dependent methyltransferase, with translation MSLEELYKYARNYMDPKNEGARRRFKGLVEFFKTLDLPRGGRILDLCAGTGIVGAALAKATEAKRLTLVDLRRKDLGRVCEWLEIGGVKVDVETVEGDIRELPELVGEHDIATLFGNSMIHFDPFDAVKIFSGVASVLSDDGIFMIEDTDRVYRFLYLVGYKEFFVEQREEDYSLASVHEGYDIRRGTFRRGYYLLPGFKKVGTFDYHHWDLATQLAIGSIFFREYRMILPSEHGFSNVGHVLVFEEPKESL, from the coding sequence ATGTCCCTTGAGGAGCTCTACAAATACGCCCGGAACTACATGGATCCGAAAAACGAAGGGGCAAGAAGGAGGTTCAAAGGGCTCGTGGAGTTCTTCAAAACTCTGGACTTACCAAGGGGTGGACGAATTCTAGACCTCTGCGCCGGGACAGGGATAGTCGGCGCGGCCCTCGCCAAGGCAACAGAGGCCAAGCGCTTGACCCTCGTGGATCTCAGGAGGAAGGATCTCGGAAGGGTCTGCGAGTGGCTGGAAATTGGAGGGGTAAAAGTCGACGTCGAGACGGTTGAGGGGGACATCCGGGAGCTTCCAGAGCTGGTGGGGGAGCATGACATAGCGACCCTCTTCGGGAACAGCATGATACACTTCGACCCCTTCGATGCCGTGAAGATTTTCTCCGGCGTTGCCTCGGTTCTGAGCGATGACGGGATTTTCATGATCGAGGACACGGACAGGGTCTACCGCTTCCTCTACCTCGTGGGATACAAGGAGTTCTTCGTGGAGCAGAGGGAGGAGGACTACTCCCTCGCTTCTGTTCACGAGGGCTACGACATCAGGAGGGGCACGTTCAGGAGGGGCTACTACCTGCTCCCGGGCTTCAAAAAGGTGGGGACTTTCGACTACCACCACTGGGATTTAGCAACCCAGCTCGCCATTGGAAGCATCTTCTTCAGGGAATACCGCATGATACTCCCCTCAGAGCACGGCTTCTCAAACGTAGGGCACGTCTTGGTCTTTGAGGAGCCGAAGGAAAGCTTATAA
- a CDS encoding YbjQ family protein has translation METVEGIAVVTTETIPGYRIVEVKGIARGGIVKATHIGRDIMAVLRNIKGGEVKEYTQMMAEAREEALKRMVLHAKELGANAVVNVRFATSNVGSSVAEVYAYGTAVVIEKEE, from the coding sequence ATGGAGACCGTCGAGGGGATCGCTGTTGTGACGACCGAAACTATCCCCGGCTATCGCATTGTGGAAGTAAAGGGCATAGCCAGGGGAGGCATAGTAAAGGCCACCCACATAGGGAGGGACATAATGGCCGTCCTGAGGAACATCAAGGGTGGTGAGGTTAAGGAGTACACCCAGATGATGGCCGAGGCGAGGGAAGAGGCCCTGAAAAGGATGGTGCTTCACGCTAAAGAACTCGGGGCCAACGCGGTCGTGAACGTCCGTTTTGCCACTTCAAACGTCGGTTCAAGCGTTGCCGAAGTTTATGCCTATGGAACAGCGGTAGTGATCGAGAAGGAGGAGTGA
- the dph2 gene encoding diphthamide biosynthesis enzyme Dph2, with protein MHEIGREEVLRVLRDLGATKVLIQTPEGLKREAQGLADFLEENKIEAIISGDINYGACDPADGEAKRLGCDALIHLGHSYMTLHLEVPTIFVPAFAKVDVIPALEKNLDEIRKLGKRIALVTTAQHIHRLELARKFLEENGFEVLIGRGDSRVSWPGQVLGCNFSAAKVDADGILFIGAGYFHPIGVAMAVKKPTLAVNPYSGDAIWLDKEAERLVRKRWAQIAKAMDAQRFGVVTSTKKGQLRLAEARRIVRLLRGHGKYARLITMNHINYPALEGFDFDAYVVVACPRVPIDDYENWRKPVLTPREVEILLGLREDYEFDEILGVERGEDEPLGVSLHI; from the coding sequence ATGCACGAGATAGGAAGGGAAGAAGTTCTGAGAGTTTTGAGGGATCTGGGAGCAACGAAGGTTCTCATTCAAACTCCGGAGGGGCTCAAGAGGGAAGCTCAGGGACTTGCGGATTTTCTGGAGGAGAACAAAATAGAGGCCATAATAAGCGGCGATATAAACTACGGAGCCTGCGATCCAGCTGACGGCGAGGCGAAGAGGCTCGGGTGCGACGCGCTGATTCATCTTGGACACTCATACATGACCCTCCACCTTGAGGTTCCAACGATATTCGTACCCGCGTTTGCGAAGGTGGATGTTATCCCAGCCCTTGAGAAAAACCTCGATGAAATCAGAAAGCTCGGGAAGAGGATTGCCCTCGTCACAACTGCACAGCACATTCACCGGCTTGAACTGGCGAGGAAGTTTCTCGAAGAGAACGGCTTTGAAGTGCTCATCGGGAGGGGCGATTCAAGGGTGAGCTGGCCGGGGCAGGTTTTGGGATGCAACTTCAGCGCGGCTAAGGTTGACGCTGATGGGATTCTCTTCATCGGCGCCGGCTATTTTCACCCGATTGGCGTTGCGATGGCCGTTAAGAAGCCCACGCTCGCCGTTAACCCCTACTCGGGCGATGCAATCTGGCTGGACAAAGAGGCCGAGAGGCTCGTTAGAAAGCGCTGGGCGCAGATAGCGAAGGCTATGGACGCCCAAAGGTTCGGAGTAGTAACGAGCACGAAGAAGGGCCAGCTCCGGCTTGCCGAGGCCAGAAGGATAGTCAGGCTCCTCCGCGGACACGGAAAGTACGCCAGGCTGATAACCATGAACCACATAAACTATCCCGCACTAGAGGGGTTCGATTTTGACGCATACGTCGTCGTTGCCTGCCCACGCGTCCCAATAGATGACTACGAGAACTGGAGGAAGCCGGTGCTGACCCCGAGGGAAGTTGAAATCCTCCTAGGCCTCCGCGAAGACTACGAGTTCGACGAGATACTCGGCGTTGAAAGGGGGGAGGACGAGCCCCTTGGTGTGAGCCTGCATATATAG
- a CDS encoding triphosphoribosyl-dephospho-CoA synthase: MERWRIVKAFTLGPMLEAAIPKPGNVNRFADFEDLSLYHFLFGNTSVLPVYYEAIKTGELVRKGIIEPNEAGIGELIKRAVSESRKAQDANPNFGVITLSIPLMMGLAMARNIMEGPEKAAMLLRESTVRDTMELYRAIRIANPKGIPSGVKYDVYSDDSFRELFRDGIDLWALAEMSCERELIFCEWVNSYGLSYQTADRLVELLKEFPLEEAVVMGFIELMAEETDTLILRKAGAEEAERVKDAARKVLTGDMTVEELDTFLREKGDLRNPGSLADITAVSLSLLALSGLRVEMRGGKVFGVI, from the coding sequence ATGGAGCGCTGGAGGATCGTTAAGGCTTTCACTCTGGGTCCCATGCTTGAGGCTGCTATCCCCAAGCCCGGCAATGTGAACCGCTTCGCCGACTTCGAGGATCTCAGCCTGTACCACTTCCTCTTCGGCAACACTTCAGTTTTGCCTGTGTACTACGAGGCAATCAAAACCGGGGAGCTCGTCAGGAAGGGAATCATCGAGCCGAACGAAGCAGGCATAGGAGAGCTGATCAAGAGGGCCGTTTCCGAGTCCAGGAAGGCCCAGGACGCGAACCCAAACTTCGGAGTAATAACGCTCTCCATACCGCTGATGATGGGCCTCGCAATGGCCAGGAACATAATGGAGGGACCTGAAAAAGCGGCAATGCTCCTCAGGGAATCCACGGTCAGGGATACGATGGAGCTTTACAGGGCGATAAGGATAGCCAATCCAAAGGGCATTCCAAGCGGGGTCAAGTACGACGTGTATTCAGACGACTCGTTCAGGGAGCTCTTCCGCGACGGGATCGACCTCTGGGCCCTGGCGGAGATGAGTTGCGAGAGAGAGCTGATATTCTGCGAGTGGGTCAACTCCTACGGGCTGAGCTACCAAACCGCCGACAGGCTTGTCGAGCTGTTGAAGGAGTTTCCCCTTGAGGAGGCAGTGGTGATGGGGTTCATCGAGCTCATGGCTGAGGAGACAGACACCCTGATACTGAGAAAAGCCGGGGCTGAAGAGGCGGAGAGGGTTAAGGATGCCGCGAGAAAAGTGCTCACCGGCGATATGACCGTTGAGGAGCTGGATACGTTCCTTCGTGAAAAAGGGGACCTCAGAAACCCCGGAAGTCTGGCGGACATAACGGCGGTTTCGCTGAGCCTCCTTGCCCTTTCCGGTCTGAGGGTGGAAATGAGAGGAGGAAAAGTCTTCGGCGTCATTTGA
- a CDS encoding PspC domain-containing protein: MGEKRLVRSKRDRMFLGVLGGLAEYLNVDPTLVRLVFVILLVFNPVTMVILYLLAAIVVPEEGENEKPVEERLNDIMREAEKVVSGEEGSEIIKIVAIVLILIGAMYLAVFALPALFIFRTPVGTNLLAILLILLGIILLFRGD; the protein is encoded by the coding sequence ATGGGGGAGAAGAGGCTCGTGCGCTCAAAGAGAGACCGCATGTTCCTGGGGGTTCTAGGCGGCCTCGCGGAGTATCTAAACGTAGACCCAACACTGGTCAGGCTGGTGTTTGTGATACTCCTCGTTTTCAACCCGGTCACGATGGTGATACTCTACCTCCTTGCTGCCATCGTCGTGCCCGAAGAGGGGGAGAATGAAAAACCCGTTGAGGAGAGGCTCAACGACATCATGAGGGAGGCGGAAAAAGTAGTCTCGGGTGAGGAAGGAAGTGAGATCATAAAAATCGTGGCGATCGTTCTCATCCTAATAGGTGCCATGTACCTTGCGGTTTTCGCACTGCCGGCGCTCTTCATATTCCGCACACCAGTCGGGACAAACCTGCTGGCGATCCTCCTGATACTGCTTGGGATAATCCTCCTTTTCAGGGGTGACTGA
- a CDS encoding PadR family transcriptional regulator, with translation MLGKSEEKALKKLRKELRSGLYSYLVLSILEKEGELHGYAIRKRLEELSGGELVPSEGALYDLLKSLKKLGLLQDSWAEVGGRPRKYYSITEMGKNVLARMRDEIRVIESVLEKLGGLE, from the coding sequence TTGCTCGGGAAGAGTGAGGAAAAGGCACTCAAGAAACTCAGGAAGGAGCTTCGCTCCGGCCTATACTCCTACCTAGTGCTTTCCATCCTCGAAAAGGAGGGGGAGCTCCACGGCTACGCGATAAGGAAAAGGCTGGAGGAGCTGAGCGGTGGAGAACTCGTCCCGAGTGAGGGCGCTCTGTACGACCTCTTGAAGAGCCTCAAGAAGCTCGGCCTCCTCCAGGACAGCTGGGCTGAAGTTGGGGGAAGACCTAGGAAGTACTACTCCATCACCGAGATGGGGAAAAACGTACTTGCCCGGATGCGGGATGAAATAAGGGTTATCGAGTCTGTTCTTGAGAAGCTGGGGGGATTGGAATGA
- a CDS encoding gamma-glutamyl-gamma-aminobutyrate hydrolase family protein gives MVIVKPLIAIIVGNERNINSEWLLRHFSVVSEAGGIPAAFLSRGDPSNVTAIADGILLIEGPDVHPYFYGEDPSPYMRSVNYERDKFEIELFKRALKMDIPVLGVGRGMQIMNVAMNGTLYQDLEKEIPKAIKHSWDPRETDPSQRLHSIRMKTASKLYDILKDRLDVASTNEIFIHVNSFHHQGIKRVGEGFRSVAFSIDGIAEAIEMKDGFYIGVQWNPQFLPEMRSLYEGFVKAAHESQLRRIQREQIEAEAENSGNEV, from the coding sequence GTGGTGATTGTGAAGCCCCTGATTGCAATCATAGTTGGGAATGAAAGGAATATAAATTCTGAGTGGCTCCTGCGGCACTTCTCAGTGGTGAGCGAAGCTGGCGGCATTCCCGCGGCCTTTTTGAGCAGGGGGGATCCATCAAACGTTACCGCGATAGCGGACGGAATACTGCTGATAGAGGGTCCCGACGTTCACCCCTACTTCTACGGCGAGGACCCATCCCCCTACATGAGAAGTGTGAACTATGAGAGGGACAAGTTTGAGATAGAGCTTTTCAAAAGGGCCCTCAAGATGGACATCCCGGTTCTTGGAGTGGGCAGGGGAATGCAGATAATGAACGTCGCTATGAACGGCACCCTCTATCAGGATCTCGAAAAGGAGATCCCAAAGGCGATCAAGCACAGCTGGGATCCTAGGGAGACCGATCCATCCCAGCGGCTCCACAGCATAAGGATGAAGACCGCCTCGAAGCTCTACGATATTCTCAAGGATCGGCTCGATGTGGCAAGCACCAACGAGATCTTCATCCACGTCAACAGCTTCCACCACCAGGGCATTAAACGGGTCGGCGAAGGCTTCAGGTCGGTTGCGTTCTCGATAGACGGCATAGCCGAGGCCATTGAGATGAAGGACGGCTTCTACATCGGCGTTCAGTGGAACCCCCAGTTCCTCCCCGAAATGAGGTCCCTCTACGAGGGCTTCGTTAAAGCCGCCCACGAAAGTCAACTCAGGAGGATCCAGAGGGAGCAGATAGAGGCCGAAGCAGAAAACTCAGGGAACGAGGTGTGA
- a CDS encoding SdpI family protein — MNEMAFEVFISLTLLAAGLLTYAFRNKRNYFIGFRVGYTYMSERAWRETNAFAGLFMAVFSIFLLGLALAGVEIPVFTLVMLAGVILLMVAGFRIAKRAYEEEELSIEAPEKPPERIRVSVKPYLTLQLLGLAAYFILLALLWDKLPEKVAIHFNASGKPDSFASKTVGVLLFPLVVYPLFLVMTYLLREPAFVPQLKFSERGWKAFAELMTVMALGLVFLDAMLLLYNASYVSSEWIGYSVWAFLAVTFGMIFRLLWKR, encoded by the coding sequence ATGAACGAAATGGCATTTGAAGTTTTTATCTCACTCACCCTTCTGGCAGCAGGTTTGCTGACCTACGCCTTCAGGAACAAACGGAACTACTTCATAGGCTTCAGAGTGGGCTACACCTACATGTCCGAGAGGGCGTGGAGGGAGACCAACGCATTCGCGGGACTTTTTATGGCGGTCTTCTCAATATTCCTGCTCGGGCTTGCACTCGCGGGGGTTGAGATTCCCGTCTTCACTCTGGTTATGCTGGCGGGGGTTATTTTACTCATGGTGGCGGGCTTCAGAATAGCCAAAAGGGCCTACGAAGAGGAGGAGCTTTCAATAGAAGCCCCAGAAAAGCCGCCTGAGAGAATACGGGTCAGTGTTAAACCATATCTGACACTCCAACTCCTGGGACTGGCCGCGTATTTCATTCTCCTGGCCCTTCTCTGGGATAAACTCCCGGAAAAAGTCGCGATTCACTTCAACGCCTCAGGAAAACCAGATAGCTTCGCCTCAAAGACCGTTGGTGTCCTTCTGTTTCCGCTGGTTGTCTATCCTCTCTTTCTCGTCATGACATACCTCCTCAGGGAGCCTGCTTTCGTGCCTCAACTGAAGTTCAGTGAAAGGGGATGGAAAGCCTTTGCGGAACTTATGACGGTCATGGCCCTGGGGCTGGTCTTCCTGGATGCCATGCTCCTGCTCTACAACGCAAGCTATGTCTCCTCTGAGTGGATAGGTTACTCGGTCTGGGCTTTCCTGGCCGTTACATTTGGGATGATCTTCAGGCTTTTGTGGAAGAGGTGA
- a CDS encoding YhfC family glutamic-type intramembrane protease, translated as MYLPPFPVLGGLLAWATVYFIGFKRTQWGDFLLGLAAFLLAMVVQSPVQQLPLIGMGIQKNADIVARGTVFIVGTALWVGLVAGFVQEGVKYFLVKDKSTRTAFFVGLGFGITEVVFVTVAPIIAVASVGGTLNVPLIQALLSLIERYSAVLFHIGTTVFLAYAARKGFGRWGFLSMAVLHGFVDSLATYIQLLSIENDKLAMKFAPGFEALFGLIAIVLIAYTLPLARIEKPEEEKMIW; from the coding sequence ATGTACCTCCCGCCCTTTCCCGTTCTTGGCGGGCTCCTCGCTTGGGCGACGGTTTACTTCATCGGCTTCAAGAGAACGCAGTGGGGTGACTTCCTCCTCGGCCTGGCAGCTTTTCTCCTGGCGATGGTGGTGCAGAGCCCCGTTCAGCAGCTCCCTCTAATAGGAATGGGAATCCAGAAAAACGCGGATATAGTCGCGAGGGGTACCGTTTTCATCGTTGGAACCGCCCTCTGGGTCGGTCTCGTTGCGGGCTTTGTGCAGGAGGGCGTTAAGTACTTCCTCGTAAAGGACAAGAGCACCAGAACGGCGTTCTTCGTGGGACTCGGCTTCGGGATTACTGAGGTCGTGTTTGTAACAGTTGCGCCCATAATCGCTGTGGCCTCCGTTGGAGGGACGCTGAATGTCCCGCTAATTCAAGCACTCCTCTCGCTGATAGAAAGATACTCTGCGGTGCTCTTCCACATCGGGACAACGGTTTTCCTGGCTTACGCTGCCAGGAAAGGTTTTGGGAGATGGGGGTTCCTCTCCATGGCGGTTCTCCACGGCTTCGTGGACTCACTTGCCACTTACATCCAGCTCCTTTCCATCGAGAATGATAAGCTCGCCATGAAGTTTGCCCCCGGCTTCGAGGCCTTATTCGGCCTAATAGCGATAGTTTTAATTGCATACACGCTGCCACTCGCCAGGATAGAGAAACCGGAAGAGGAAAAGATGATATGGTGA
- a CDS encoding YiiX/YebB-like N1pC/P60 family cysteine hydrolase: MKRLVGLILAFAVVALVFQPVGATGSKGGSNYYHPYPYGLKPGDIVIGHNPVSSIIIPGYWTHTGMIAYYDYYANDWVVVEAWDNPSAVRLVYLSDFMRRYDTLAVLRVNTNDYVRQNAVYFALQQLGKPYDWGWYTKQVYGDSYYCSELVWAAYKAVGGPDIDDHPGFYLKYLYGVAPQEVYDDDDTYVIYYHSA; this comes from the coding sequence ATGAAGCGGTTGGTAGGACTGATACTGGCTTTTGCCGTGGTTGCCCTTGTTTTCCAGCCGGTTGGTGCCACCGGAAGCAAGGGGGGAAGCAACTACTACCATCCGTATCCCTACGGTCTCAAACCGGGGGACATAGTTATCGGTCACAACCCCGTTAGCAGCATCATAATCCCCGGCTACTGGACGCACACGGGAATGATAGCGTACTACGACTACTACGCCAATGATTGGGTGGTAGTCGAGGCATGGGACAACCCCAGTGCGGTCAGGCTCGTTTACCTCTCGGACTTCATGAGAAGGTACGACACCCTTGCGGTTCTCCGCGTCAACACCAACGACTACGTCAGGCAGAATGCAGTCTACTTCGCCCTCCAGCAGCTTGGAAAGCCCTACGACTGGGGCTGGTACACCAAGCAGGTCTACGGCGACAGCTACTACTGCTCCGAGCTCGTCTGGGCGGCTTACAAAGCGGTCGGCGGTCCGGACATCGACGACCACCCAGGATTCTACTTGAAGTACCTCTACGGCGTTGCCCCCCAGGAAGTTTACGACGATGACGACACCTACGTGATCTACTACCACTCTGCCTGA
- the snatA gene encoding neutral amino acid NAAT transporter SnatA has translation MIELLKYFVLLYGGLFAITNPVGAVPVFLSVTHDLGLRERREIATKTSLTVIITLVTFALIGEWIFKFFGSSVDAFAIAGGILLFKMAMEMLSGKLSTVKISSEETEEFSEEVVTLEEVAIIPLAIPLISGPGAITTVMIYMAKSGGLAEKATVIGSIVAIGLTVWLILCSSNRIQKRLGRVGIKVMTRMMGLILTSMAVQMIINGIKGAFGL, from the coding sequence GTGATAGAGCTGCTCAAGTATTTTGTGCTCCTGTACGGCGGGCTGTTCGCGATAACCAACCCCGTGGGAGCCGTTCCAGTGTTTCTGAGCGTTACCCACGATCTCGGCCTCCGAGAAAGGCGCGAAATAGCCACGAAGACGTCACTGACAGTCATCATCACGCTGGTTACCTTTGCCCTTATCGGCGAGTGGATATTCAAGTTCTTTGGTTCCAGCGTTGACGCCTTCGCCATAGCCGGTGGAATCCTTCTCTTCAAGATGGCCATGGAGATGCTCTCGGGAAAGCTTTCAACGGTTAAGATAAGCAGCGAGGAGACGGAGGAGTTCAGCGAGGAGGTAGTTACCCTGGAGGAAGTCGCGATAATCCCGCTCGCTATACCTCTGATTTCCGGACCGGGCGCGATAACCACAGTTATGATTTACATGGCCAAAAGCGGAGGTCTGGCAGAAAAGGCCACGGTGATAGGGAGCATAGTGGCAATAGGACTTACCGTGTGGCTGATCCTCTGCTCCTCGAACAGGATACAGAAGAGGCTCGGAAGGGTCGGCATCAAGGTCATGACGAGGATGATGGGTCTCATACTGACCTCTATGGCGGTTCAGATGATAATCAACGGCATCAAGGGGGCCTTCGGGCTCTGA
- a CDS encoding SdpI family protein, producing the protein MNLYFILRVLYGVFLGLAFMIGGILTATSKGEPGIGFRIGYTYLSERARKKANRVTGIGLIVLGVLFMLSSFFLPLYGMFVLLIGGVAVVLAIGYVVARREYELEDISREAPEKPGKRVEPPRLGKYLVTQLALAFLFLLMSPKLPRRMTFVLGSVMALFVALTLLASRPLVFQLTPKFSGIMARGFAKALTLISALMTFEVFLVWMGFEDDVLGILLLPIFLLVIFYAAYVMLTSAYEEGYY; encoded by the coding sequence TTGAACCTGTACTTCATCCTCAGGGTTCTCTACGGCGTTTTCCTTGGACTGGCTTTCATGATAGGAGGCATACTGACCGCAACCTCCAAGGGCGAACCAGGGATAGGGTTCAGAATTGGATACACCTACCTCAGTGAGCGAGCAAGGAAAAAGGCGAATAGGGTGACTGGAATCGGTCTGATAGTACTTGGTGTGCTGTTTATGCTCTCCTCGTTCTTCCTGCCGCTCTACGGCATGTTCGTCCTCCTCATCGGAGGAGTCGCCGTTGTCCTTGCGATCGGCTACGTCGTGGCCAGGCGCGAGTACGAGCTTGAGGACATCTCCAGGGAAGCGCCAGAAAAACCTGGGAAAAGGGTAGAACCGCCCAGGCTCGGGAAGTACTTGGTAACACAGCTGGCCCTCGCTTTCCTCTTCCTTCTCATGTCCCCAAAGCTCCCGAGGAGGATGACCTTTGTCCTCGGCTCAGTGATGGCCCTCTTCGTGGCCCTGACGCTCCTCGCATCCCGGCCGCTCGTCTTCCAGCTCACCCCAAAGTTCTCGGGAATAATGGCGCGCGGCTTTGCGAAGGCCCTTACGCTGATCTCTGCACTCATGACCTTCGAAGTCTTTCTCGTATGGATGGGCTTTGAGGATGACGTTCTGGGAATACTGCTACTTCCGATTTTCCTGCTGGTTATTTTCTACGCGGCCTACGTCATGCTGACCTCTGCCTACGAGGAGGGCTACTACTAA
- a CDS encoding SPL family radical SAM protein → MYIRPFDPWKAKLCTCPFKYTLNVYTGCDHACVYCYITGYIPNAFRVRIKEGLLPKLERELRKFDKRYIIALSYSSDPYPTIERELGITRKVLELFRRYDVRCLLLTKSDIFERDLDILSGLRCAVGITVTTVDERKARLLEPNAPSPKDRIRALKKAKEAGIPVYARIDPIIPFYTWEDFDETLDALSFVSHITVSTLKLRPDSKRRMFAKFPGLMEKLWPLYEKGERIGGYYYLPREFRLKILREAEEKILEKGITFGSCREGYRSFPSCDGSHLVP, encoded by the coding sequence ATGTACATAAGACCGTTCGATCCCTGGAAGGCGAAGCTCTGCACATGCCCGTTCAAGTACACGCTGAACGTTTACACCGGTTGCGACCACGCCTGCGTCTACTGCTACATAACGGGCTACATTCCCAACGCCTTCCGCGTGAGGATTAAGGAGGGGCTCCTGCCTAAGCTTGAGAGGGAGCTGAGGAAGTTCGATAAGCGCTACATTATAGCCCTCTCATATTCCTCGGATCCTTATCCGACCATAGAGCGCGAACTGGGGATAACGCGAAAGGTGCTGGAGCTTTTCAGGAGGTACGACGTTAGGTGCCTTCTCCTCACGAAGTCCGACATTTTTGAGCGCGATCTGGACATTCTGAGCGGGCTTCGCTGTGCGGTTGGGATAACGGTGACAACCGTCGATGAGCGGAAGGCCAGACTTCTGGAGCCGAACGCCCCCTCACCCAAGGACAGGATCCGCGCGCTTAAAAAGGCTAAGGAAGCCGGAATTCCGGTTTACGCCCGCATAGACCCGATAATCCCGTTCTACACGTGGGAGGACTTTGATGAGACCCTCGATGCGCTCTCCTTCGTTAGCCACATAACCGTTTCAACCCTCAAGCTCCGCCCTGACTCAAAGAGGAGGATGTTCGCCAAGTTCCCGGGGCTGATGGAGAAGCTGTGGCCGCTCTACGAGAAAGGAGAGCGCATTGGGGGTTACTACTACCTGCCGCGCGAGTTCAGGCTCAAAATACTGAGGGAGGCCGAGGAAAAAATCCTGGAGAAGGGGATAACCTTCGGCTCGTGCAGGGAGGGCTACCGCTCCTTTCCAAGTTGCGACGGTTCACACCTCGTTCCCTGA
- a CDS encoding OsmC family protein, producing the protein MSEPVRGKVEWFKDYQFIGRIADDKCSVILGEGGISPMKLLLLSVAGCTAYDVVMILQKMREPIEGLEVEISGERREEHPRIYKKVHLHYRVYGNVKEEKVKRAIELSQDKYCSASAHVKLSGAELTYSFEILPEKGRD; encoded by the coding sequence ATGTCGGAACCCGTTAGGGGAAAGGTCGAGTGGTTTAAGGATTACCAGTTTATAGGAAGGATAGCCGACGATAAGTGCTCGGTGATACTCGGGGAGGGCGGGATAAGCCCCATGAAGCTCCTCCTCCTGAGCGTCGCGGGCTGTACTGCCTACGACGTCGTAATGATACTTCAAAAGATGAGGGAGCCGATAGAGGGCCTTGAAGTCGAGATAAGCGGCGAGAGGAGGGAAGAGCACCCGAGGATTTACAAGAAGGTGCACCTCCACTACAGGGTATACGGTAACGTGAAGGAGGAGAAGGTCAAGCGCGCGATAGAGCTGAGCCAGGACAAGTACTGCTCCGCCTCGGCCCACGTTAAGCTCAGCGGGGCCGAGCTGACGTACTCCTTTGAGATACTTCCGGAAAAGGGGAGGGATTAA